GGTAGACCTGACGCAACTGCCCCCGGACCAGTACGGCACCGGCGGCGCCTCGAAGGTGCGCAACCTGCGCGACTTCGTCACCGCCCTGGTCCGCACGGTGGGCCACTACCGGGGCGAGGGGGAGTGCGCGCCGCGCGTGCGCTGAACGCCCCGGGCCACCTCCCTGTGGAATGCCGCCCCCTCACGCGGTAGAGGGGGGGCGTGACCAGGAGGTCGCCGTGAAGACACTGTTGGGTGGTATCGAGGCGGGAGGCACCAAGTTCGTATGCGCCATGGGGACGGGCCCGGACGACATCCGGGCGCTCGTGCGCATCCCCACCACCACCCCCGAGGCCACCATCGGTCAGGCCCTGGCCTTCTTCCAGGAGCAGACGCGCCAGCACGGCCCCCTGGCCGCCCTGGGCATCGCGTCCTTCGGTCCGGTGGACCTGCATCCGGACTCACCGCGGTACGGCTTCATCACCTCCACGCCCAAGCCCGGCTGGAGGAACGCCGACCTGGCGGGTCCGTTCCGCCGCGCCCTGGACATCCCCGTCGGCTTCGACACCGACGTGAATGGCGCGGCCCTCGGAGAGAAACAGTGGGGCGCGGCCCAGGGGCTCGACACGTTCATCTACCTCACGGTGGGCACGGGCATCGGCGGAGGAGCGCTCATCAACGGCCGGTTGTTGCACGGCCTGCTCCATCCGGAGATGGGCCACTTCCGCCCGCCCCGCGACGCGAAGGCGGATCCCTTCCCCGGCTGCTGCCCCTTCCATGGCGACTGCTTCGAGGGGCTCGCGTCCGGTCCCGCCCTGGAGAAGCGCTGGGGCCAGCCCGCCGAGTCCCTGCCGCCGGAGCACCCGGCCTGGGCGCTCGAGGCGCACTACATCGCGCAGGCCCTCGCCAACTACATCTGCATCCTCTCCCCCCAGCGCCTCATCCTCGGCGGAGGGGTGATGGCCCAGGGGCACCTCTTCCCGCGGGTGCGCGCCGAGGTGCTCCGCCTGCTCAACGGCTACGTCCAGGCGCCCGCCCTGCTCGAGCACCTGGACTCGTACATCGTGCCCCCGGGGTTGGGAGACCGCGCCGGGGTGCTGGGCTCCCTCGCCCTCGCCCTGGACGCGGCGCGTCCGGGGCGGGACGGCTGAAAGCTCAGGGCTGGAGCTGCGCGGACGCGCAGGCGGCCGCGTAGGCGCCCTCGCAGATCTGCGCGGGCGTCCAGAAGCCGTCCGCGACGACGGTGCTCTTCACGTTGTCCTTGGTGACGACCTGGGCGGGCAGGAGGATGGACGGCACGTCCTTCATGCCGTTGTTCACCTTGCCATTGATCCGGCCCTCCGGGGGCTGACCCGTGCGCAGCAGCGCCACGGCGACCTCGGCCGCGATCTCTCCCTCCGTCTTGATGGCCTTGTAGACGGTCATGTACTGCTCGCCGGTGAGGATGCGCTGGACGGCGGCCAGCTCCGCGTCCTGGCCGGTGACGGGCGGCACCGGATTGAGACCCGCGGCCTTCATCGCCGCGATGGCGCCGCTGGCCGTTCCATCATTGGCCGCGTACACGCCCGCGATGTTCTCCTTGCCGAGCCGGGTGATGGCCTGCTCCATCTCCTGCTGCGCCTTGTCCGGGCTCCAGTCCGGGGTGTCGTACTCGGCGCCGACCTTCAGGCCGCTGCCGTCGATCACGCTGTGCGAGCCCTTCTTGTAGAGCGTCGCGTTGTTGTCCGTGGGCGAGCCGTGGATCATCACGATGGTGCCCGAGCCCTTGCCGTCCGCCTTCAGCTTGTCCGCCAGGGCCTGGCCCTGGAGCTTGCCCACCTGCTCGTTGTCGAAGGAGATGTAGTAGTCCACGTCCGCGTTGAGGATGAGGCGCTCGTAGCTGAGCACCGCCACCTTCGACTGACGGGCACGCGCGACGATGGCCGCCGCGGAGGCCGAGTCCACCGGATCCAACACGAGCACCTTGGCCCCGTTGGTCAGGGCCGCCTCGGCCTGGTTCTGCTGCTTGGCGGCGTCCTGGTCGGCGTTGCTGTAGAGGATCTCACAGTCCGGACACAGCTCGCGCACCTTGCGCTCGAAGTGCGGACGGTCATGGGTCTCATAGCGGGCCGTCTTCGACTCGGGCAGCAACAGGGCGATCTTTCCGCCCGAGGCCGCGGCAGGAGCTTCGCCCTCTTTCTGGGCCGTGGCCGGAGTGCCCTTGGCCTCGGGGTTGTCGCGCTTGCAGGCGGGGGCCAGGAGCAACAGCGCGGCGAGCATTCCGGCGGTGCGAATCGGAGACGTCGATGAATGCATGTCCATCCGTCCTTCTTCTTCAGAGGAGAAGATCTCCTCAGGGGGTAGGAGCGGCATCCTGGCGCCGTCCCGGAAGGAACGACAAGTTTTCGAGTGAGGCCCCCGCGCCGCCTCTTGGGGAGAGAAGACGGCCGGGAAAATTCTGACAAGGGTGTGCCCCGGACTGTCTACCTCCGGCCAGTCAGCGCCACGAGCAGCGGATTCTCCCGGTATTCCCGCCAGAACTCCGCGCCGAACTTCTCCACCGCCTCGGGGGGGATCTCGAAGTGCCGCCACTCGAGCTGCCGGAAGCCGGCCTGCGTCATGGCCCACTCATAGGTGGACGTGGACCATCGGAAGTATTCGATATCCGCTGGGGGGTCCGTGTGGAAGCGCGCCCGGGCCACATGGCGCTCGCCCTCGAGCCGCTCACCGAGCACCTCGAAGCCATACTTTCCCCAGTGGCCCTTCTCCAGCACGAAGTCCGGATCGATGGTGAAGGCGATGAAGCGCCCGCCCTCCACGAGGTTGGAACAGGCCCCGCGGCACATGCCCAGCAACTCGTCCCGGGTGCTCGCGTAGTTGAGCAGGTAGATGGCCGTCACCAGGTGGAAGTCTCCCAGGTGGGAGAGCTGGACGGCATTGGCGACGTGGTACTGGATGCCCTGCCGATGCTCCTGCTCCCGCTGCCGGGCGATCGCCACCATCTCCGGGGAGACGTCCACCCCGATGACGTTCTCGGCCCCCTGCTGTTTCAACAACCGCGTGTAGTAGCCAGCGCCACAGGCCAGATCCAAGGTACGCTGGCCGTGTAGGTCACCCACGAGCTTCAAGAACGTATGCCGCTCCGGGATGGGCAGGGGCGCCGTGTCCTTGAATTGCTCGTACTTGTTGCCCACGGTGTCGTATTGCTCCGCCATGTCGCATGCTCCCAGCGGACTCCCCTGGATGGGGCGGGTCCGCGCGAGGCATTCTGCCCTGGAAGCCACTCGAATGACCCTGGAAGAAGAAAGACAACACGCCCAGCTGTCCTTCCTCGCCAGCGGCCAGCCGCTCGAGGTGGGCGATCGCTCCACCCTGCCCTTGCCTCTGGAAATCCTGGCAGCCACCACGGCCCACGATGCGCACGTGGTGCAAGCCATCGAGTCCGGACTGACCGCCTCCGTCTACCGGATCCAGGCGGGCGGCCGGCATTGGACGCTCAAACGCAAGCGGCCCGAGAGCCGGGTGAAGAACGTGGATGGACAGACCTCGTTCCTCAACGAGGTCCAGCGCCGGAGGGACTTCACTGAACTCAAACGCGATGCGTCGAGCGCGCCACGCTTCACCCATCTCGTCGAGACGCACTACGCGTCCCTGCTCGATGGGGTGATCCTCTCGCCCTGGATCGAGGGGGAGCGGCTCCAGCGCTACGACGGCCGGGTCTACGAGCAGCTCTTCGGCACCATCGTGAACCTCGAGCTGCATGGCTTCTTCGAGTGGGACTTCTGCCCGGGCAACGTCCTGGATGACGGCGAGCGGGTGACGCTCTTCGACTTCGGCTACATGTACCGGTTCGAGCCGCGCCAGCACTACAACAACAACGGCCTCGCGACGCCCCTGTTCCATGGCATCGAGCGCTTCGAGACGCGCAACTTCTTCGACCACCTCCTGCGCAACCCCCAGGGTCTGGACGAGCGGCAACTCCTGTCCGCCTACCGGGAGGAGAAGACACACGCGCTCAGGCACTACGAGGACAAGCGGGCGCGGCTGGAGACCATGGGCGCCGGGGAACACGTGCTGTCCTGGCAGCGGAACATCAACGAGCGCTGGCATCGAGCCTTGAGGAGTGACGAGGACTTGCGGCGCCTGTACCTCGTCGAGGGCTTCCGCTCCCACGTGCTGGACCTGTTCGATGACCTGCACGGCCAATCCTGCACGCCGACCACCATCCAGCGGGCCGATTGGGCCCTGGGCGCCCTCCGGGAACACTTCACCCTGCTGCGTGAGGAACAGGGGTTCTTCTTCGGAGACGAGGCGCTGACCCAACCGGAGTTGCTGCGCAAGTACGAGCAACTCCGGACGAAGGCCCTGGAATACCAACTGCGACCCTGACCCGACGGACCAGACCGGGAGCGACTCGAGTTGTTCGTTCGTGCTCCTCACGCAGACCGGGGGGTGCTTCAGTTGCCACCCTGTCCGAGAAGTTGGCCCCGCGAGGGAGTCTCACCAGGTAGGTATCCGCCCCGTGGAGCTGCTAGCGTGCGGCGCCATGAACGAGCGGGACACACCGGACCTGCCGCCCGGCACGAACGTCAACGGGGCTATCATCGAGGAGCTGGTGGAGCGTGGGGGCTACGGCACCGTGTACCGGGCACGGGACAAACTGACCGGGCTGCTGTTCGCCCTCAAGTTCGTCCCGCTCTACCGGGCCAAGCAGTGGGCCGAGCGCGAGGGCATCCTCGCCATGCCCTTCCAGCACAAGAACCTCGTGCAGCAGGTGGGCTTCAGCTACTGGCCGCCCGTGCTGCCCGAGTTCTTCTGCTTGAAGATGATTTACGTCGAGGGCCGCCCGCTCGACGTGTGGGCCTGGGAAGAGAATCCCGATACGTGGGCCGTGGTGGGCAAGGTGATGGGGGTGTCACGGGGGCTGGCCGTGGTGCATGACAGGCAGGTCGTCCACCGGGACGTGAAGGAGGCCAACATCGTCGTGCGCGACGAGGATGGGGAGCCGGTGCTGTTGGACTTCGGGGCCGCCAGGCGTGAGGGGCAGACCACCCTCACCGAGGGCCTGTTCCCCCCGGGGACGCCCAACTACCGCAGCCCGGAGGCGTGGCGCTTCGGCCTGGAGCACTGGAACGACCGGCGAGTCACCTACCGGCCCGGGAAGGCGGACGACCAATACGCCCTGGGCGTGGTGCTCTACCGGCTGCTCACCCGTCGTTTTCCCTTCGAGGTGGCGTGGGATGACGAGGCCTCGGTGCAGGCCGTCATCCACCAGGAGCCCCTGCCGCCGCACATCGTCAACCCCAACGTGCCGCTGGTGGTGAGTGACGTGTGCATGAAGCTGCTGGAGAAGACGCCGGAGAAGCGCTACCCGAGCGTCCTGGAGTTGGTGAAGGAGCTGACGCTCTTGCAGGCCCGTGCGGATGCGACCTGGCAGGTGCCCCTGCATGACGGCCCCCGTGGACCGAGGCGAGGCCGCCGGGCAGCCGCGGCGCGCAAGACGCCCGAGGCCGCCGTGCCCCCCGTGGAGCCCACCCCGGCGACACCGACTCCGGCCTCGGTGGCGCACGTGCCCGTGCAGGCCCTGGCGCTCCAGGCGCTTCGGCGTGCGGCGGTGTGGATGGCCGTGCTGGTGGGCGTGGCCCTTGCCGGGGGGTGGCTCGCGCGGCGGTGGCAGCCCGAGTCCCCACCCATGGAGTCCTCCGCCCCCTCCCCAACGTGGAAAGCACTTCTCGGTCAGGAAGTGGCGCCCCCGTGGCCGCCGCCGGAAATTGAGCGGGCCGCAGCTCCGCCCCCGGCGAAGGCAACCCCTGCGGTCGTCGCCTCGCTGGTGACGCGACCCAAGGACGACGCCTTGAAGAAGCAGCAGGCCCCCAGCCCCCCGGGGGACAAGAAGAAGAAGAAGAAGAAGGGGCCCCTCTCAACCGTGGCCACGTGGTGTGTCGGTGCCGCCGCTGCCGCCAACACGGCGTGCCCCGGTGCACAGGTGCGTCCCTCCCCCGAAGCCGAGGCGTGCCCGGAGGGTGCCGTCGAGACCATGAAAACGCTCGGCATCGGCATTGGGGAAAAGGTTGACGTTGACGTTCTCCCCCACGTCGGTCTCCAGCCCAAGTTCGTCTCCGTGCGCGAGGGACTCACTTCGGTGAAGACCGCCCAAACGCGGGGAAAATTGCCGGTGGAGACCATCCTCCACGGACGCTTCTACTTTGGGGAAGGTCGCGTCTATGGCCGGTTCACCGAGGCCCGAACTCCCATGGGGGACACCTACAAGGTCTGCATGCAAATCATCACCGGGGAGCATACGGTCAAGCGAGGCGGTGGGTACGAAAAGCCCGGTCCCGGTACCGAGATGGATTCAGAGAGTACGCCGGACAATGTCCTGATTTTCTCCATCCAAGACCTGAAGGCGGTGGATCGCTTCGAGTGAACCGGCCCAGCGATTGGCGGGCCGCGAGCCCGATACGGCCCCCACACTACCAGGGGGGGAGGTGTGGTAGAGGCCACGTCTCCGGTCTCGTCCCGCCTCGTGAGGTTCCCGTTCGTGTTCGCCTCGTCCCCCGCCGCCCTCCTGGCGCTGGTGCTCCTCGCGGGGGCCAGCGCCACCGCCCAACCGCTTCTCCCGGACTGTGAGGCATCCCCGTCTCGCGTGGAGCTACCAGCGGAGCCCACCGGGAAGGTGGAGGAGGTGTGCATCAGCCCGGAGCTGCCCATCACCTTCCGCTTCGATTCGCCGCTGGTGCCGGGCTCGCTGGAGTTGCAAGAGCGCGAGCGTTTCGAGGACGTGGCCCCAGGGACGCGGAGCTTCACCCTCCATCCTCCGGCGGCTCTCCAGGCCGGGGAGCGGTTCAAGGTGGTGGTGCGCTTCGCGGACGGGGCGGCTCCAACGAGCGCCACCTTCATTCTGGTAGGACACCCCGCACTCGGGACACGGCAGGTGAACGTGTTCCGCCACAAGCGCACCGTGGAGGACTACCAGAAGGAAATCCAGGGGGAGCGCAAGAAGTCCCAGCAACTCGGCCAGGAGCTTGAACGCCTGCGGATGGAGAAGGGACCGGGTGGTCTCGCGGGGCTGATCGCCAGCGGGTTGATGACGGTGGACGACACGGGCGTGAAGGCCAAGCACATAACGAAAGATGTCACCCAGCCCGCGAGCAACGCTCTCGGTATTCGCCATGTCTACACCTATCGCGTCACCACTCGTCAGGCGGGCGTGGTGCGGGTGGCCGTGGCCATGTATCTGGTGAACCTGGGCACGCAGCCCTGGGCGCTCCAGGGGGCGGCGCTGGTGGGCAAGGGCCAGGAGCCCAAGTCGATGAAGGTGAGTTGGCAGCCCTCGCCCATCCTGCCGGGCGCAGAGGAGGCGGAGGTCGTGATGGAGTGGGAGCTGACGGCCCGGGAAGCCCAAGGCCCTTTCACCTTGAAGCTGTGGGACCAGAGTGGGAAGCGTCTCATCACCCTCGGCAACGTGACCTTCCCGTGATTCCTGGCGCTCCTGAGTATGTCAGACTCACTGGGTGTTTCTCGGATTGGCAACCCACCCAGGGGGTGGCCATCCCCACGGGGAATTTCCATGAAGCTGGCCGAAGCGGTGGTGTTTCTCACCGGATGCGCGACAACCCAGGGAACGGGAGGTTCTGGCCCTTCGCCCTCACCGGGGGCCAGGCCCGCCGTGAAGAAGGAACTGCCCTGGTTGAACGTGCCCGGCGGACGGATGAAGACGACCCTCTTCTATGGCCCCTGGCAGTGTCGTCGGGAGTTCATGAACGGATGCCAGAGGGAGTGCGCTAGCGAGGGCCACACGCTCAAGGGGTGCATGTGGCTGGCCGATTTCAAGTTCGACTGGGAGGGACGCCTGGTTGTCTTGCCTGTTCCCGTGAGGGCCGGGAGCCGCTACGGCATCTATCACTGCTGCTGCAACTACCCCACACTGCCGAAGGCGGCGAAGGAGGTTGAGCGCAAGAAGTGGGACAATATTCGAGAAACCTTCCGAGAGAAGTGGGGCAAGAAGTTCGGAGAGTGGCCTGCCGAGGGCAACACCTCCTGGCCGGGCCATCACATCCGGGATCTATGGCACGGTGGTGATCCGACCGACCCCAATAACATCATTCCCGCCGAGCCAGACACTCACAAGGTATTCAATGACGAGTACCCCGCCTGTTACGACGGGAATACGCCTTGGAATACAGCAGGTCCCGCTCTACCCTACACGGACAACTGACGATGGTCACGCCCATGAGCCGGTTGCTTGAAGAAGTCTCCCGCGAGCACTTCCCAAATCCTCCCGCCACGCCCGAGGAGCTCGAGGCGTTCGAGCGTCGGGTGGGCTGGAAGCTGGACCCAGACCTGCGAGCCTTCTACCTGCACTGCAATGGAGCCTCTCTGATTCGGAGGCCGGACTCGCCCTATGAACTCTTTCCCCTGTCGAAGATCGTCCGGGCGCGAGTGGCCATCCGTGGAAAGGATGATGATTCGCGTGGCCCAGCCTCGATGTATGCGCTCTGCTACGTGCGCGACAGCAACTATGTCGTCGTGGACGTGAGCCGACAGGTAGACGGGCGGTATCCGCTCATTGATGGAGACCGTGAAACGTGGCCCAACCTGGAATACTGCACGCAGATCGCCAGCTCGTTCTCGGAGTTCCTGGAGCAGGTGCTACGCACCCGGCGTAGCCTCTACTGGCTGGGGGAATGAGGCCGTGGCCACGCTCATGAGCCGCTTGCTGGAAGAAGTCTCCCGCGAGCACTTCCCGCATGCCCCCGCCACACCCGAGGAGATCGAAGAGTTCGAGCGTCGGGTGGGCTGGAAGCTGGACCCCGACCTACGGGCCTTCTACCTGCACTGCAACGGCGCCGAACTGTTCAAGCGGCTACCGAACACCCCGTATCGTCTCCTTTCCCTGGCCGAGATCATCCGGGCACGGGTAGCCATCTACGGGGAAGATGATGACAAGTGGGGCCCGGCCTCGATGTACACCCTCTGTGATGTACAGGACGGGGATTACGTATTGGTGGACGTAGCTCGCCAGGAGAACGACTGCTACCCCCTGACGGATGGCTACCACGAGGCGTGGCCGAACCCGGAGTACTGCGAGCCAGTCGCCAGTTCCTTCTCGGAATTCTTGGAGAAGGCGCTGCGCAGCAAGGGACGCCTGTTCTACTTGCAGTCGACCAGCCAGGAAGAGCCGCCCGGCTGATGCGCCGCGCGTCTCCGAAATGTCTCCAGGGCTGGAGGGGACTCCAGGAGACAGGTGGAATTGGCGGGGACTGCCCCTTGGATCGGGATGTGCGGCCCCCCCCGCGCAGCCCCCCAGCTGGTGCGAGCGCACTGGCAGGCCCGGGGATTGTCTGCGCCTGCTGACGGAAAGCCCCCTCCTCAACGGGGATGGCCGTTTCGCCTTGGCTTTGGCGCTCGCCAAGGGTGCGGTGCTGGACGAGATGCTGGAGGCGTTCAAGGACATGGCTGACCCCCACGCCATGGTGGCGGCCGTGCTCTGGACCTGGACCACGTACATGGTTCTCGTCTCCCTTCCCGACGTGACAGTCTCCAAGGGTCTCGCGGCGGTGATGACCGCCACCCTGATTTCCTACGTGGGTGTCGAGACCTTCTGGGGCCTCGTCGTGGGCTTCAAACGGCTGATGGACGAGGCGGAGCGGGCCACGACGTTCAGCCAACTGCGCGCGGCGGGCGAGCGGTACGGCAAGCTCATGGGCCGGAACGCGGCGCGAGCATTCGCCATGCTGGCCATGGCGGCCATCGGCAACATGGCGCCAGGGCTGGCCGCGAAGGTGCCGAAGCTGCCCGGCTCGATGCAGGCGGCCGTACAAGCCGAGACGCAGGTGGGCATCCGTCTCGCGGCGGTGGGGGAAGTAGAGACGGTCGCCGTGAGTGCCGAGACCGTCACCATCGCCCTGGCGCCGGGCGCGGTGGCGATGACCTCAAGCGGCACGAGCGGTGGCGGCACTCCGACTGGGGATGACCTCGAGGAGGTCAATACGCGGTGGCATGAAGGGAGTTACGACTCTCCATCAAAGTCACTCCAGGCCCATTTCAACAAGCATGGAGCAGAGGTTGATGCCAAGGACGCCGCATAGTATCTACGGAAGGCCCTTGAATTCACACAGAAACTCAAGGGCGCACAAAAATTCCCAGTTGAAGGCGCCACCGACGGTGTGATTCGCTATGTCAAGAACGGCCGGCATGTTGATCTCGCTCCAGATGGGCGAATCTTATCTTTCGGGTCTCGGTAGGACAAACCAGAAGGGAGAAATCAGATGGATTGGAGGGCAATCGACCTGCATGGTGCCGCGAGCATTTCGCGGGTAGTCAACGTCTTCGAGATTCGCGACATGCGCGGTATTCCATGGACCAAATACAAGATCAAGGTTCTCGAAGAAGGCTCCGGGGGCTTCCTCGCGGTTGCCAATGTGTGTGTAAAAAAAATGCCAATGGCACTCCCGATGGAGAGGCAGGGCTCGGACGGACAGAAGTAGAGGCCCTCCAGGATCTCATCACGAGACTGGGTGAAAGATTGAACTCTCGCAAGGACTGGCGAGATGAAGACTTTGAATGGACCGACCCACAGGACTTCTGAGGGACGAGCTTGGGGACGCAGTCGCCCGAAGGCAGTCGCTTCGTGGAGCGAATCCTGACGGCCGTGACGACACTCGACCTGCAACAACGCAACGTGCTGGAGTTCCTGACCGACCTCCTCTACGCACATCGACGTGGGCTGCCATTGCCTTCCCTCCTCCCATTCTCGACTACCGCTCAGACTTTACCTCCGGCCTGAGC
Above is a window of Cystobacter fuscus DNA encoding:
- a CDS encoding ROK family protein; translation: MKTLLGGIEAGGTKFVCAMGTGPDDIRALVRIPTTTPEATIGQALAFFQEQTRQHGPLAALGIASFGPVDLHPDSPRYGFITSTPKPGWRNADLAGPFRRALDIPVGFDTDVNGAALGEKQWGAAQGLDTFIYLTVGTGIGGGALINGRLLHGLLHPEMGHFRPPRDAKADPFPGCCPFHGDCFEGLASGPALEKRWGQPAESLPPEHPAWALEAHYIAQALANYICILSPQRLILGGGVMAQGHLFPRVRAEVLRLLNGYVQAPALLEHLDSYIVPPGLGDRAGVLGSLALALDAARPGRDG
- a CDS encoding sugar ABC transporter substrate-binding protein; amino-acid sequence: MHSSTSPIRTAGMLAALLLLAPACKRDNPEAKGTPATAQKEGEAPAAASGGKIALLLPESKTARYETHDRPHFERKVRELCPDCEILYSNADQDAAKQQNQAEAALTNGAKVLVLDPVDSASAAAIVARARQSKVAVLSYERLILNADVDYYISFDNEQVGKLQGQALADKLKADGKGSGTIVMIHGSPTDNNATLYKKGSHSVIDGSGLKVGAEYDTPDWSPDKAQQEMEQAITRLGKENIAGVYAANDGTASGAIAAMKAAGLNPVPPVTGQDAELAAVQRILTGEQYMTVYKAIKTEGEIAAEVAVALLRTGQPPEGRINGKVNNGMKDVPSILLPAQVVTKDNVKSTVVADGFWTPAQICEGAYAAACASAQLQP
- a CDS encoding class I SAM-dependent methyltransferase, whose product is MAEQYDTVGNKYEQFKDTAPLPIPERHTFLKLVGDLHGQRTLDLACGAGYYTRLLKQQGAENVIGVDVSPEMVAIARQREQEHRQGIQYHVANAVQLSHLGDFHLVTAIYLLNYASTRDELLGMCRGACSNLVEGGRFIAFTIDPDFVLEKGHWGKYGFEVLGERLEGERHVARARFHTDPPADIEYFRWSTSTYEWAMTQAGFRQLEWRHFEIPPEAVEKFGAEFWREYRENPLLVALTGRR
- a CDS encoding serine/threonine protein kinase, translating into MELLACGAMNERDTPDLPPGTNVNGAIIEELVERGGYGTVYRARDKLTGLLFALKFVPLYRAKQWAEREGILAMPFQHKNLVQQVGFSYWPPVLPEFFCLKMIYVEGRPLDVWAWEENPDTWAVVGKVMGVSRGLAVVHDRQVVHRDVKEANIVVRDEDGEPVLLDFGAARREGQTTLTEGLFPPGTPNYRSPEAWRFGLEHWNDRRVTYRPGKADDQYALGVVLYRLLTRRFPFEVAWDDEASVQAVIHQEPLPPHIVNPNVPLVVSDVCMKLLEKTPEKRYPSVLELVKELTLLQARADATWQVPLHDGPRGPRRGRRAAAARKTPEAAVPPVEPTPATPTPASVAHVPVQALALQALRRAAVWMAVLVGVALAGGWLARRWQPESPPMESSAPSPTWKALLGQEVAPPWPPPEIERAAAPPPAKATPAVVASLVTRPKDDALKKQQAPSPPGDKKKKKKKGPLSTVATWCVGAAAAANTACPGAQVRPSPEAEACPEGAVETMKTLGIGIGEKVDVDVLPHVGLQPKFVSVREGLTSVKTAQTRGKLPVETILHGRFYFGEGRVYGRFTEARTPMGDTYKVCMQIITGEHTVKRGGGYEKPGPGTEMDSESTPDNVLIFSIQDLKAVDRFE
- a CDS encoding DUF2381 family protein gives rise to the protein MFASSPAALLALVLLAGASATAQPLLPDCEASPSRVELPAEPTGKVEEVCISPELPITFRFDSPLVPGSLELQERERFEDVAPGTRSFTLHPPAALQAGERFKVVVRFADGAAPTSATFILVGHPALGTRQVNVFRHKRTVEDYQKEIQGERKKSQQLGQELERLRMEKGPGGLAGLIASGLMTVDDTGVKAKHITKDVTQPASNALGIRHVYTYRVTTRQAGVVRVAVAMYLVNLGTQPWALQGAALVGKGQEPKSMKVSWQPSPILPGAEEAEVVMEWELTAREAQGPFTLKLWDQSGKRLITLGNVTFP
- a CDS encoding SMI1/KNR4 family protein, translating into MVTPMSRLLEEVSREHFPNPPATPEELEAFERRVGWKLDPDLRAFYLHCNGASLIRRPDSPYELFPLSKIVRARVAIRGKDDDSRGPASMYALCYVRDSNYVVVDVSRQVDGRYPLIDGDRETWPNLEYCTQIASSFSEFLEQVLRTRRSLYWLGE
- a CDS encoding SMI1/KNR4 family protein, which gives rise to MSRLLEEVSREHFPHAPATPEEIEEFERRVGWKLDPDLRAFYLHCNGAELFKRLPNTPYRLLSLAEIIRARVAIYGEDDDKWGPASMYTLCDVQDGDYVLVDVARQENDCYPLTDGYHEAWPNPEYCEPVASSFSEFLEKALRSKGRLFYLQSTSQEEPPG